Below is a genomic region from Verrucomicrobiales bacterium.
CCATGCAGTCCTCCATCGCGTGAGCCACTTTCACCACCGACCCCAGATTAACGATCCTGGCGGCCCCCTTCATCGAGTGGGCGGCCCGCATCATTTCCTCCAGCTGAGCGCGCACCGATGGGTCCTTCTCCAACGCGAGCAGCCCATTGGTTAGCAGGGACAGCTGGGTCTCGGCCTCCGTGCGGAACAGCTCCATCAGTGAGCATTGGCTCAGATCTTTGTCGCTCATGCTAGACTCCGGTTGAGAAGATCAAAAAGACGGCCTTCCTCGAGCAGCCCGATCGACTTGCCCTGCCAACTCAGAACGCCGCTCACACATCTCGATGGGTTGTGGCCAACCGTGGCGGGGAGATCCTGCAGCTCACCCGGACGGAGGCGCAGTATCCCATGGATTTCATCAACCGGAAATGCGAAGCGATCCCGGTCATGGTCCGCGATAAGCAGCCTCATCTGACCATGGCTGCCAGGTCGGTCCGGAGTCACGGGCAGCGGCTCCAACCCCAGGGCAGCCGTCAGAGACACGCAGATGACCAACTGCCCCCGAACGTTGACCACCCCTTTCACCACGCCCTGGCGACGGTGGGGGATAGGACGGAGCACCTTGAGGTATCCCACCTCCTGAAGGGCCTTCATCTGGATGGCAAAGCACTCCTGCCCAAGGCGGAAAGCGAGCACGGATTGAGTGCTGAGCGCGACATCGGCTTTCTTCTGACCGAAATGATCCGCCCACTGGTCCCGGTAGCTGGGAGGCATCTCTCGGTCCAGGAGTTCTGCGGCTGCGGCTGAGAACACGGGGCAGTTGTGACAGTGAACATGCTGGCGCAGCGCCTCGCAGCGCCCATTCCCCCAAATTCCAACCTGCTTCCAGCAAGGCGTTGCGTGGACGGTAGCCGCGGTAGGCGCTTCGGGCGTTAGGGATGTGTTGTCGCTCATGGCAATCGTTTGAAGTCCACCTGAACTCTTCGCGCTCGCGCGCGCAGCGTGCTAGCCTCCTCCTGGTCTCCCAGCCGTTCGCGCAGCAAGGCGAGATGAACCAGTGATTCGTAGTGGTGGGGATCGAGATAAACCGCCTTCCGGTACAGTTGCACCGCCTCCTCCATGCGGCCCTCGGCCTCGCGAATCAGGGCCAAAAGGCTCAAGGCTTCCACGCAATCCATACCCTCCTTGAGGATGGATTCGCAGATGGCAGCGCTTTCGGCTGCCAATCCTTCATTGGCCAGCCGGCGGGCACGGATCAGATCTCGGTTTGGAGTTCTTGCCTGAGTGTGGGTATCGACCACCGGGGCTGGAGTTCCCGTCGTTGGTTCCGGGTGTGAGAGCAGGCTGAGTGCCCGGCCACGGGAGGCAGGTCCGCCCGCGGGCGCAGACATTCGGTCCACTCGACAAGCGTAAGTCGAGCCCAACTTCTCCAGACGAAAGGGGCCTCGTCCAAAGCAACGATACTCGCTGGCTCCGCAGAACAGAAAACCGTCCGGTCGCATGAGGCGAACCAGATGCTCCATCGGACGCCGGCGAGTCTCGGGTCGGAAATAGATAAAGAGGTTCCGGCAGAAGAGGAAATCGACCGGCTCGGTGCCAGCCAGGAAGAGCGAGGATAGGAGGTTGTCGTGATGGAACGTCACCTGCGAGCGAACCCCTTCCTGAAGCTGATAGCCTTCTCCACATGCCTCAAAATATCGGCTGCGAAAGCCGAGGTTTCCACCTCGAAAGGAGGCCTCCGCGTACAATCCTTTCTCGGCGCGCCGCAGCGACCGTCGGCTGACGTCCGCCGCGAGAACCACAAACTCGCCAGGGCTGAGGCCGGCGTCCAGCAGCGCCATCACCAAGGAGTACGGCTCCTCTCCTCCGGAACATGGAACGCTCAGAATGCGAAGGGGAAAGCGGCGCTTGGCGGACCGACGGGCTTGCCGGGCCAGCGACACCATCATGTCGATGGCTTCAGGCTCGCGATGGAACCAGGTCTCCGGAACGACCACCTCATCGATCAGGTTCTGCAGTTCTTCGGGATCCGAGTCCAGCAACGAAAGGTAGTCCGCGGGATCTGAGAGTCCCAGGGCCTCCCGCCGGGTCTGCAAGGCGCGCTGCATGGACCGGGTCGTCAAGGTTCCGAGGTCCAGACCAATCAGCTCCTGAATCCGCCTGGCTGCGAGCTGGACCCCTGAACTCTTGGTTGAGATCGGTTGCGTCATCGGATGGCGATCAGGGGTTGTCAGTTAAGCGGCCGCAGGCAGAGCCTCCGCGCCGAGGAACGAGGAGAGACCATCCACCTCCACACGCCGCACCACCCCTCGAAAGTCCCATGCCACCGGGCCGAGGTAGGGTGCCAGGCTCATCCTCTCGCTGGTCGCCTCGAAGCTACCGGCCGGAAGCGAAATCATTTCGGTGGCTTTACCCGAGATCAACGCCAGCGGACGAGCGGCGCCCCCGGGAGGCTGAACGTTCAGGAGCACCAAGCGCGTGCTGAGCCGGGAGGGAGCCGGTTGGCTTCCCACCAACAAGCCAAAATCCACGACGAGCACTGAAGTTCCGTGATAGTGCAACAGGCCGGCAACCGCAGGGCGAAGCTGGGGCAGCCGATTGATCGTCACCAACGGCAGAACTTCGATGATGCGGTTTGCCGGAATGGCATACCTTTCGGCACCGACTTGTGACAGAAGGAACAACATACCCGCAGGCTCAGCTGTCCACCTTTCGCCCCTCATCGACGGGCCGATCGGAATTGCGGCGCAATTCCAGCGACGCGATCCCTCGCGGGCGCTCCGGCACACCAACCGCCGTCTGCAGCTTGAACTGACTCACGGCGTTGCGAAGCATTCGCGTCGCCTCATTCAAACGTTCAATGGTCTGATTGGATTGCTTCAGCGAGTGGACGGTCTGCTGCGTGGATTCACCCAGCTGAACGAGCGCCGAGCTAATCTGCGACGCGCCAACCGCATGCATCTGCATCCCTTCGTTCACCGTCTCGAATCGCGGCGTTAAAGCCTGGACGTGACCGATAATCTCGTTCAGTTGAGCCCCCACCTGGTTCACCTCCTGCACGCCGCGGCGCACCTCCTCAGAGAACTTGTCAACGCTCATCACCCCGGCGCTCACGGCAGCCTGCATCTCCTTTACCGTCTGTTCGATGTCATGGCTCGCGACCGCCGTCTGATCCGCCAATCGACGAATCTCTGTGGCGACCACGGAGAACCCGCGCCCGTACTCTCCAGCTTTCTCGGCTTCAATCGCAGCGTTCAGTGAGAGCAGGTTGGTTTGGTCCGCGACCTTGGCGATCGTGGTCACTACTTGGCTGATGCTCCCGGCCTTCTCGTTCAAAACCGTCAGCTTGCCACTGATCCCGCTGGCCGCCCCCATGACCTGCACCATGGTCTCCTGCATGCGCAGCAGCCCGCTCTGGCCATTTCCCGCCATGGTAGTGGTTTGCTCGGCGACTTGGGCCACCTCTTTGACCGTTTTGACCAACTCCTGTGAAGTGACGGAGATCTCCTTGGCGGTAGCCCCGATCTCCACGGTGGTGGAAGCAGTCTGCTGAGCTCCGCTCTCGTGTTGCCGCACGGCGCTGGCAAGGTTCGATGCAGAGCTGTTGACCACGATGCCCGACTCCTGCACTTGGCTGACGAGCGCGCTGAGGCTGTCAGCCATATGATTGTACCCATCGGCTAGGTCGCCAAACTCATCCCTTTGGCCCGCTTCCAAACGCCCAGTGAAATCACCCTCGCGCATGCGCTCCATGGCCTCAGTGAGCCTCGTGAGCGGCTGGTTGATGGCTCGGACCAAAAAGTATCCGCTAAAGAACACAATCAAGATGGAGGCGCAGATCCCCGCCAATATGCCGGCCTCCGCGTTGAGCACGGCACTTTGGATCTTGTTCCCAGCCAACTCACCGGCCGACTGCTGACGCTGTTCCGTCAGCGTCACCACATTGAGAAAGGCCTTGTAGGATGGTTCAACCTCCGAGATGACGCGCTGCAGCTTCTCGTTCACCTGGCGAGGATCCATGGTGGCCACCGCGACACAGGCATCCAGATACCGTTTCAGAGCAGAGTTCACCGGCTGAGCCTTAGCGCGATCTTCAGCACTGACGGCTCCGAGTTCGTAATCCGCCGCCATGGTCTTGATCGTGTTCAGCTCGGACTCCAGTTCGCTGAGGGCACGCTGACTCGCGGCCGGATCGGACAGGACGGTGTGCTTGTGGATCAAGCCGAATAGCTTACTCGCTTGGGAATCAAGCCGGTGGATTAAAGAGAGCCCTGATAAGGAATCGCGGCTGAGCCGATGAGCGTCATCCTTGATGACCACAAGTCTCGTCAGGGCATAGCCCCCGAGTAGCACCGTGATCAGAATCTCAATCCCATAACCCAGGATGAGTCGATTACGAACCGTCCAAAACCTCCGCGTATCGTTAAGCCCTTTTGCCATATGGAGTTACATGATTCCACTGAAACTCGGATGGAACCGGAGTGCTGGCTGGAACCGAAACTCGCCCAAGAGATCGCCTGCCGTGGCCAAACTGGCTCATCCAGGCTTAGATATCGGCCGCGTACAGAATTCTTAAGCAATGATCAAGGAGAGGATGGCGGAGGAGTAGCCACGGAATCGGCTTGGAGGTGAGAAAGCCCGGACCAGGGGACCCGCAGCGCGCCGAAGAGCGAGTCGGAAATCGCGAGTCCGGTGGAATCGATCCGCAGCTTCTCCACAAAAAAACGAGAACCATCGGCCAGAGTCAGATTCCATTTCCGCGCGCGCGCGATTGGGGCGCGGATGAGAATGGCAAGCACCCGGTCTCGATCGACGACGTGATTTCCGAACAGAATGGAACCAAGGCGCACTTGCTTGGCATCCATGCCGAGAAAGTCCCCCTCCAAGAAATCTCCGTTGTGAAGCCAGGCGCCAGTGCGGTTCGGATCGAATTTCGCAACCACATCCTGCGGGACATCAGCCAAGTGGATGCGGCTGATGGAGGCCACGGGCACTTTCGTGATCACGCCACCCGGGACGAAAGTGACCTCGGAAGCGGACGCGGTGAGCGGGGCTCGGGAGAACATCGAACCATCGTTAAACCAGATACCCGCCGCAGCGGGGATCGACGCGGTCGGACTTCCTTCAGCTCCGTCTAGGGGCACCGGCACTGACCGATCGGGTGCGGCCGATGGACGCAACCCGTCAGCGAAGATCGGCGCGTCGCCAAACGCCTCGCGATAAAAATTCAGCTTCACTTTTGCGCGGCTGACTTCATTGAAAAAGTCGAGGCGCAGCGAATGGGGGCGACCTGCTTCGACCAACAATGGGGCGGTGCCAATGGAATAGGTCTGCTCAGGCCGATCCTCCCACTGCTCATAGATGATACTGCCATCGAGAAACAGCCGCGTCCCGCCCTCCGCCTCGATGGCGAAGCGATACTCGCCAGTCTTGGGCACCGACAATGATCCGGTCCAAGTCACGCTGAACCGAGTTCCGATTCCCGCTTCGGATGCTGGCGAGGCGGCTCGCCAGTTAAAGTCGATCGCCCGATCCACCCGCGTCAATCGCGGATGACTGAAATCGGGGTTGGCGTAATAGGTGGCGAGCAAGCCCCGCAGGATGTCGTTGGATCCGGTGATGGAGGGCCGGATCACGACCCGTTCGTTCGGAATCGCGCTCCTTGGTAGGCTCGCGGCTGACCATTCCAGCTGAAGCGAGCCGGACGGAGGCTGCCGGTGAAGCTGGAGAGTGACCGGGTATCGGCGTTCGGCGACCAAGGCCACCTCACCGATCGATTCCCGCAATCCATTGGTGGAATCGACTGAACTCACCAATTGGGAATGGATCCAGAAACTGGCCCGCCCAGAACTCCTCAACGCAAATTGGTGCACGCCGGTCACGAGCGGCACCAGCGAACCCTGCCAAAATGCGCTGGCAGGGGCCCGATTGCTGGCAGCGGCTAGTTGGGAATTCCATTCAAATCGCAGTTGGGCATCGGTGCGGACCGTGGCGGGCCCCTCGAAATTCTCGGCGGCAAAATACTGCCCCCGCCATCCGCGCTCTTCCGCCGGCTGAAGCTCCACCCGCGGGATCTCGAGTCGCTGAAAACGCAGGGAGACCACCTGGTCCAGTCGCACCTCCTGCTCCTTGCCGTCCCTCGGGATGACCTTCAACCCGCCGGTGATCGGATGAATATCCCCGCTCCAGGTAACACCCTGCGTGGTCTCCACCACTCCGGAGTCGGCCATCCCACGGCCCGTCCACAGCTCAAGGCCGGCCAAAGCGAGGAAGACTCGCCAGACAACAGGTGCCCAAAACCCCAGCGAGGCTTTCAAGACCTTAGACTTCAAGGCAGCGGACATGCAGATGGCTAAAATGGGGTGCCCTCGATTCACGATCAACTTCCAATTGAAAGATTCATGTCATGCGCCAGCCACGCCTGCCGATGTTTTCTCTGGTCAAGACTCGGGAAGCTTTGACATCTTGAGACGAACGACGCATCGGCATCGAAAGAGTGCATGTGGACATATACCGCCAAACGCCTGTTTCATCTGATCCCCATCCTGATCGGGGTCTCGTTGATCACTTTCGCGTTGATGTCGCTCACCCCGGGTGACTATTTCACCGAGCTCGAGCAGAACCCCCAAATCTCACAGCAGAAAATCGCCGAGCTGCGCGCCCGCGCCCACTTGGACAAGCCGTGGTACATCCGCTACGGCTACTGGCTGGCGAACGCCGTTCGGCTGGACTTCGGCTATAGCATCGCCTACAAGATTCCTGCCTCGGAACTGATTTTCGGCCGACTCTGGAACACCTTTCTTCTGTCCTTTTTCGCATCGATCGCTGCCTGGGCAATCGCCGTTCCGCTCGGAATCTGGGCCGCAGTGCATAAAAACTCCCTCGCGGACCGGGCCTGCTCCATGATCGCCTTCTTTGGCCTGTCCATCCCCGAGGTGCTGTTGGCCTTGCTGGCGCTGATGTTTGCCGCTGGCACGGGCTGGTTCCCGGTAGGAGGGGCGCAAAGCTCGTACTACGATCTCATGAGCCCGTCCGAGCAGTTCTGGAATCGCGCCCACCACCTGATACTGCCCGTGCTCGTTCTGGCGGCCAGCGAGATGGCCGGCATCATGCGCCAAATGAGGTCCAACCTGCTGGATACATTGCGTGCCGAGTTTGTCACGACAGCCCGGGCCAAGGGTCAGGCGGAAGGGTGGGTCATCTACCGCCACGCAGTCCGCAATGCGATTAATCCGCTGCTCACCATGTTCGGCTATTCCCTCGCCGGACTGCTCAGCGGAGCCTTCATCGTGGAGAATGTGATGGCTTGGCCGGGCTTGGGACGCCTGACGATGGAGTCCTTGCAGAAGAAGGACTACGAATTGGTGGTGGCCTCCGTCGTCATGGCCACCGCGCTCCTCGTCATTGGCAACTTTATTGCCGACCTGCTGCTTGCGTGGAGCGACCCTCGAATTCGTCTCAAATGAGCGCTGCCACTTCACCCGCAACACCGGGAGCGGGGGCTTCCGGCCAGACCGCCTCCCCCAGCCAGCTCTTCTGGCGTCGACTGCGCAGTCACCGGACCGCGATGGCCGGGGGCATCGTGTTGGTCGCATTGTATACCCTGTCGCTCTTCGCCGGCTTCTTCGCTCCCTACCGCTACGACTTATTGGACAAGGAACGGTCCTTCCATCCGCCGACCCGCTTGGTCCTCGACGGCGTTCGCCCCGCGGTGCAGGTCTATCGAAAGGTGACCGAGCCGGCCACCTATGAGGCCGTCCCGGGCTCCAAAGCCGCTCTGAGGTTCTTCATCACCGGTGAGCCGTATAAGCTGTTCGGTTTCCTGCCCTGCACCACGCACCTGTTCGGAACCGGAAATCCGGCCGCTCCGTGCTTCCTCCTGGGAGCCGACCAGTTTGGTCGCGATGTCTTCTCCCGGCTTCTCTATGGTTCCCAGATCTCGCTCTCGATTGGCCTCATCGGCATCTCATTGTCACTCTCCTTGGGAATGTTGGTCGGCGGCTTCTCCGGCTACCTGGGGGGCATGACCGACGCGGTGACCATGCGAATTTGCGAGCTGATCATGTCCATTCCGGGGCTCTACCTCATCATGGCCCTGCGCTCCGTGTTCCCCCCCTCGCTGAGCTCCACCTGGGTCTACCTGTTGATCATCATCATCCTTAGCTTTATTAGGTGGGCAAGTTCGGCGCGTGTCATTCGCGGAATGGCGCTCTCCCTGCGCGAGCGCCAATACGTGCTCGCC
It encodes:
- a CDS encoding purine-binding chemotaxis protein CheW, which codes for MSDNTSLTPEAPTAATVHATPCWKQVGIWGNGRCEALRQHVHCHNCPVFSAAAAELLDREMPPSYRDQWADHFGQKKADVALSTQSVLAFRLGQECFAIQMKALQEVGYLKVLRPIPHRRQGVVKGVVNVRGQLVICVSLTAALGLEPLPVTPDRPGSHGQMRLLIADHDRDRFAFPVDEIHGILRLRPGELQDLPATVGHNPSRCVSGVLSWQGKSIGLLEEGRLFDLLNRSLA
- a CDS encoding ABC transporter permease, translating into MWTYTAKRLFHLIPILIGVSLITFALMSLTPGDYFTELEQNPQISQQKIAELRARAHLDKPWYIRYGYWLANAVRLDFGYSIAYKIPASELIFGRLWNTFLLSFFASIAAWAIAVPLGIWAAVHKNSLADRACSMIAFFGLSIPEVLLALLALMFAAGTGWFPVGGAQSSYYDLMSPSEQFWNRAHHLILPVLVLAASEMAGIMRQMRSNLLDTLRAEFVTTARAKGQAEGWVIYRHAVRNAINPLLTMFGYSLAGLLSGAFIVENVMAWPGLGRLTMESLQKKDYELVVASVVMATALLVIGNFIADLLLAWSDPRIRLK
- a CDS encoding chemotaxis protein CheW, giving the protein MLFLLSQVGAERYAIPANRIIEVLPLVTINRLPQLRPAVAGLLHYHGTSVLVVDFGLLVGSQPAPSRLSTRLVLLNVQPPGGAARPLALISGKATEMISLPAGSFEATSERMSLAPYLGPVAWDFRGVVRRVEVDGLSSFLGAEALPAAA
- a CDS encoding ABC transporter permease, which translates into the protein MSAATSPATPGAGASGQTASPSQLFWRRLRSHRTAMAGGIVLVALYTLSLFAGFFAPYRYDLLDKERSFHPPTRLVLDGVRPAVQVYRKVTEPATYEAVPGSKAALRFFITGEPYKLFGFLPCTTHLFGTGNPAAPCFLLGADQFGRDVFSRLLYGSQISLSIGLIGISLSLSLGMLVGGFSGYLGGMTDAVTMRICELIMSIPGLYLIMALRSVFPPSLSSTWVYLLIIIILSFIRWASSARVIRGMALSLRERQYVLAAQALGQTKFNIVVRHILPGTFSYVIVAATLSVPYYILGEVVMSYLNVGIQEPEASWGLMLNAAQNSQYLQDYPWLLAPGGAIFLTVLAFNFLGDGLRDAADAKGN
- a CDS encoding methyl-accepting chemotaxis protein, with translation MAKGLNDTRRFWTVRNRLILGYGIEILITVLLGGYALTRLVVIKDDAHRLSRDSLSGLSLIHRLDSQASKLFGLIHKHTVLSDPAASQRALSELESELNTIKTMAADYELGAVSAEDRAKAQPVNSALKRYLDACVAVATMDPRQVNEKLQRVISEVEPSYKAFLNVVTLTEQRQQSAGELAGNKIQSAVLNAEAGILAGICASILIVFFSGYFLVRAINQPLTRLTEAMERMREGDFTGRLEAGQRDEFGDLADGYNHMADSLSALVSQVQESGIVVNSSASNLASAVRQHESGAQQTASTTVEIGATAKEISVTSQELVKTVKEVAQVAEQTTTMAGNGQSGLLRMQETMVQVMGAASGISGKLTVLNEKAGSISQVVTTIAKVADQTNLLSLNAAIEAEKAGEYGRGFSVVATEIRRLADQTAVASHDIEQTVKEMQAAVSAGVMSVDKFSEEVRRGVQEVNQVGAQLNEIIGHVQALTPRFETVNEGMQMHAVGASQISSALVQLGESTQQTVHSLKQSNQTIERLNEATRMLRNAVSQFKLQTAVGVPERPRGIASLELRRNSDRPVDEGRKVDS